From Pseudomonadota bacterium, a single genomic window includes:
- a CDS encoding 2-oxoacid:acceptor oxidoreductase family protein produces the protein MILNTLCAGSGGQGVLTLGNVLGNAGMIQGLHATYLPAYGAAVRGGTANCTVCISAEEIASPVVSNPDILVAMNQPSAMAFMNRLVSGGKLLYNSSIIVDLPKRSDIDFIPVPANELARELGNDRSANMILLGSLVNLGQVLTQESVFKSLEILMGSKPALVKVSCQAVTKGYDFLNQ, from the coding sequence ATGATTTTAAATACACTTTGTGCCGGTTCCGGTGGTCAGGGAGTTTTGACTCTGGGTAACGTGTTGGGTAATGCAGGCATGATTCAGGGTTTGCATGCTACCTACCTCCCGGCCTATGGCGCTGCCGTGCGTGGCGGTACCGCAAACTGTACTGTCTGTATTTCCGCTGAAGAAATTGCCTCACCGGTGGTTTCAAATCCTGATATTCTGGTGGCCATGAACCAGCCTTCGGCAATGGCTTTTATGAACCGGTTGGTTTCCGGCGGCAAATTGCTCTATAACTCTTCCATCATTGTCGATTTGCCCAAGAGAAGTGATATCGATTTTATCCCTGTGCCCGCCAATGAACTGGCCCGGGAACTGGGAAATGATCGTTCAGCCAACATGATTCTTCTTGGAAGTCTGGTCAACCTGGGACAAGTGCTGACCCAGGAATCGGTGTTTAAAAGTTTGGAAATCCTGATGGGGAGTAAACCGGCGTTGGTAAAAGTCAGTTGCCAGGCGGTAACCAAAGGATATGATTTTCTTAACCAGTAA